A genomic stretch from Nocardia wallacei includes:
- a CDS encoding ABC transporter ATP-binding protein: MTDTAISVAGLTKVFGRTKALDGLDLTVRTGEVHGFLGPNGAGKTTTIRVLLGMLRSDAGSVRVLGGDPWLDAVELHARLAYIPGEVALWPGITGGEVIDLLGRLRGGVNPRRRAELLERFDLDPRQKARAYSKGNRQKVALVAALATDVELLLLDEPTVGLDPLMEAEFQRCIQETAHEGRTVLLSSHILAEVEALCERVSIIRHGHTVESGSLTELRHLTRTTVTVETVRPASNLKALAGVHDLVQDGTHARFDVESSALDAVLRAVTECGVRNLTSTPPTLEDIFLRHYGAQTVSVTGEAS; this comes from the coding sequence ATGACTGACACGGCGATTTCTGTCGCGGGACTCACGAAGGTGTTCGGCCGGACCAAGGCTCTCGACGGGTTGGATCTGACCGTGCGCACCGGCGAGGTCCATGGCTTTCTCGGTCCCAACGGTGCGGGAAAGACCACCACGATCCGGGTACTGCTGGGAATGCTGCGGTCGGATGCGGGCTCGGTGCGGGTGCTCGGCGGCGACCCGTGGCTCGACGCGGTCGAGCTGCACGCGCGTCTGGCCTACATTCCCGGCGAGGTGGCGCTGTGGCCCGGCATCACCGGTGGTGAGGTCATCGACCTGCTGGGCAGGCTGCGCGGTGGTGTGAATCCGCGTCGCCGTGCCGAGCTGCTGGAACGGTTCGATCTCGATCCGCGTCAGAAGGCGCGCGCATATTCGAAAGGGAACCGGCAGAAGGTCGCGCTCGTCGCGGCGCTGGCCACGGACGTGGAATTACTGCTGCTCGACGAGCCGACGGTCGGGCTCGACCCGCTGATGGAGGCGGAGTTCCAGCGCTGCATCCAGGAAACGGCGCACGAGGGGCGGACGGTGTTGCTGTCCAGTCACATTCTCGCCGAGGTCGAGGCGTTGTGCGAGCGGGTGAGCATCATCCGGCACGGGCATACCGTCGAGTCCGGCTCGCTCACGGAGCTCCGCCACCTCACCCGGACCACCGTGACGGTGGAAACCGTTCGTCCCGCCTCGAACCTGAAAGCGCTGGCGGGTGTGCACGATCTGGTTCAAGACGGCACCCACGCCCGGTTCGATGTCGAGAGTTCGGCGCTGGACGCGGTACTGCGGGCGGTGACCGAGTGCGGGGTACGAAACCTCACCAGCACTCCGCCCACGCTCGAGGACATCTTCCTGCGTCACTACGGCGCGCAGACGGTGTCGGTCACGGGGGAGGCGTCATGA
- a CDS encoding ribosome hibernation promotion factor, with protein MQNSVSPAQPALRVSVGRSVSGAGTEYAREKIGRALSYAPEPVLSARVRLTGHGDPALAGSVVAQANVSIAGRPVRVQVTGESTREAVDLLQARLKSRLARLSRHWEAVRGGRFAGQGHEWRHGGAARQALPYFPRPVEERRVVRHKSYALARETVDEAVLDIELMDYDFQLFTESASGVDSVLYRDDAVGYRLAQVHPRPDTVVRGLSAVSISLHPAPELSVAEAIGRLELTGWSFVFFRDCDLGRGCVLYHRYDGHYGLITPSDSGPGTTAP; from the coding sequence ATGCAGAACAGTGTCTCGCCGGCGCAGCCGGCCCTGCGGGTCTCGGTCGGTCGTAGCGTTTCCGGCGCCGGGACGGAGTACGCGCGCGAGAAGATCGGCCGCGCGCTGAGTTACGCACCGGAACCGGTGCTGTCCGCGCGAGTGCGGCTGACCGGGCATGGTGATCCCGCGCTCGCGGGTTCTGTTGTGGCTCAAGCGAATGTGAGCATCGCCGGTCGTCCGGTACGGGTGCAGGTCACCGGCGAGAGCACTCGAGAGGCCGTCGATCTGCTGCAGGCGCGGTTGAAGTCGCGGCTGGCCCGGTTGTCGCGGCACTGGGAAGCGGTGCGCGGTGGACGATTCGCGGGGCAGGGCCACGAATGGCGGCACGGCGGCGCTGCGCGGCAGGCGTTGCCCTACTTCCCGCGGCCGGTCGAGGAGCGTCGTGTCGTGCGGCACAAGTCGTACGCGCTGGCGCGCGAGACCGTCGATGAGGCGGTGCTCGACATAGAGCTCATGGATTACGACTTCCAGTTGTTCACCGAGTCGGCCAGCGGCGTGGACAGCGTGTTGTATCGCGACGATGCCGTCGGCTATCGCCTCGCGCAGGTACATCCGCGTCCGGACACAGTGGTCCGGGGCCTGTCCGCGGTGTCGATCAGCCTGCATCCGGCTCCCGAGCTGAGCGTTGCGGAGGCGATCGGGCGGCTGGAACTCACCGGATGGAGTTTCGTCTTCTTCCGGGACTGTGACCTCGGTCGTGGCTGCGTGCTCTACCACCGCTATGACGGCCACTACGGACTCATCACCCCGTCCGATTCCGGCCCCGGCACGACCGCTCCGTAA